AGCATTGATCGGTGTTGTGGTCGCGGCGGCGGTTTCGTAAGCGCCTTCCAAAATCCGCCCGCTGACGACCATCCGTTGCAATAAATCCGCCTGACGGCCCCTCGCGGCTACGAGATCATCAAAGGGGTTCAATTTTGGCTGTAATGGGATTGCAGCCAGCATTGCCGCTTCATCTAAGGTGAGGTCAACCGCGCTCTTACCCAGGTAAATCTGCGCAGCAGCATCAATACCATAGGCATCGTTGCCATAATAATTGGTGTTGAGGTGCCACTCGACAATTTCCAGCGGATCATAACGTTGCTGCACCTCCGCAGTGAGGACAATTTCCAGCAAGAGATCATCCAGGTCGCTCTCTGCGGCCAGCGGCACAATGCCATTGCGCACAAACCGGGCTGTAATGCTGTTATCCGGCGTTAGTTGCAGACCCAACAGATAGCGCCACAGCCGCCCAAGCGTCTCATCCAGCTTGAATTGACCCGTCTCCAGGAAATCCGCATCTTCCATTTCAAGGGTGGCCTGCACCACATACTCCGGCAAATCGCTGAGCGGTAACCAGCGCCGTTCGTTGCCGAGCGGGTCCGTCACGCTGAAGATCAGCGTGCTGCCATTACGATCATAAATTTCGGTACTGCCCAGGATCGGCTCTAGCTGGATGCTCTGGGCCTGTGTCGGGAGATAGGGCGCTGCACGTAGATAAAGATAGCCCGCCAAACCAAAAATACTGACTAAAGGGACAATTACCACCGCGGCGATAACAGCCATAATGGATACACCCCATACCTGGCTGCGTGTATGAGACTCGCGCAGGCGCGACTTGCGGGTGCGGCGGCGGCGGATAATTTGCGTGATCGAGGACATGTGCGGCTCCATCACAGGCAGCTATGGACAGATGAGCACAAACTAGCAGATATAACGAATCTTATTCGATATGCTGTGATGAAAAACAGTGTACGAGGAGGCGAGGCTTTTCGCAACCGAGCGTTAAGAGGAACATGCAAGCCAATCTCGGCCAAAAGCCTTACATCCAGTATTACAAAACATGAGTATAATGGTTGTCATGATTCGTGATATGACTTAGCGAATTGATAAAATAAGTCATAAAAACCTTAAGATTTTGGCACAATGTAAGCTTTGACTAAATATTCTATCTGTTGTATATTCCTTATGTAGTATTCCGTAACGTCGTTATTTATGGAGTAATTTCATGAAGAAATCCAAAGTCCTTATTGTCGAGGATGATGAGACCGTAAGCGGTTTAATGTCAGAATTCTTGGGAAAACTGGGATACGACGTGACGGTATTCGGTGATGCGCCGGAAGCCCTGGATCATGTTAAGCAGCGCGGTCTGCCACATATTGTGCTCATCGATTTGGGCCTACCAAGTATGCATGGTTTTGAATTAGCAAACCGATTCAAGGCTATGGCTGATGTACCGATTATCTTCGTCACATCAGCAGGCGATACGGATACCATCGTCCAGGGGCTGAAGAAATACGCTGAAGATTTCATTGTGAAGCCATTTGAACTGCGCGAGCTCGAAGCCAGGGTCCACGTTGTTCTCAGCCGGATGCCCAGCCTAGATTATGCCAGTGAGCCAGTCGTCCGGGTTGATGATTTGCTGAATATCGACTTCGCCCATAACCGCATTGTTCTGAATGGCAAGAGTATTGGTCTGACGCCAACGGAATCTATTTTGCTGCATGTGCTGCTGCGCAATGCCGGACGTGTCGTCGAAAATCGTATGTTAATCGCACGTGTATGGCCTTCTGAAGAAGTCTTTGAGGATACGCTGCGCGTCCATATGCACCGCTTGCGCCGCAAGCTAGAGGCAGATAGCCACCATCCTCATTACATCCGCACAGAGCGCGGCGTGGGCTATATGTTCACGATGCGCCCACCGGAGTTATTCGGGGAAGAAGCCTAACATATTTATTCAGGACGATTGTTCTAGACAGAAGATATGAGGAAGCCTATCCTATAAGCTGCGTAACCAAACTATCGGAAAGGCATTATCATGTCGCCGGAACCTGCTATCGGCCCGCTCGTCTTGTTTCTGATGTTTTTATTTGTCTTCTTTTCCCTTTTCATCTTCTAGTTTTCACCTTCTAGCTTGATGATCTGAGCGCCACATTCATAAAAAAAACAAAAGTCGCCTTCAAGGCGACTTTTTAGTTGAACTCTCAAAGTGATGCATCAGAGGGACTAGCCACATTGCGGCACAGTGGCACTCTCCGGGCGGCCTTCCAGCGTCACAGGCACGTCGAAGGTCTGCCCATCGCGGATGACGCGCAGCGTCACCACATCCCCAGGAGCCGTATTGACCACCATATAGCTCAGTAAAGCGTCCATATCGCCCACATACATATCATCAATTGCGACGATAATATCGCCTCCTGCGCAGAGTTCCTTATCTCGCACGTTCACAGTGCGCGTACCACCACGCAGGCCAGCTTTTGCCGCCGGGGAGTTTTCCGTCACTGCCTGGACGAGGACGCCTTCTTCTACGGGTAGATCCAGCGGTTGGGCAATGGCTGCGACGCCAAGACCTTCGCTTTCCGGGGCGACATTAATGCCTAACCATGCATAATCGACACTGCCATGGTCGATAAGTTCCGGCACAACGCGGCGCAAGGTATTGGCGGGGACCGCAAAGCCAACCCCCTGGAAGACACCATTGTCACTGCGGATAGCCGTCGTCACGCCGATAACTTCGCCCTGACTGTTGAGCAAGGGTCCGCCACTGTTACCCGGATTGATGGGCGTATCCGTCTGGATGATGGACGGATTGTTGAAATAGGCCACCGCATTGGTATCAATGAGGGCAGCGCTATCCAGCGTCCGGCCCAGGCCGCTGACAATCCCCGCAGACATGGAGCTATTCAGGCCAAAAGGATTACCAATCGCAATCGCACGCTGCCCCACCCGTACCCGGTCACTATCCGCCAGGGATAGAGGCTGTAGGCGGCTGGCTTCTGTCTCGACACGAATGACAGCCAGATCGCTGTAACTATCCGCGCCGACGACTTCTGCATCAATGATGTAGCCATTGTTGAAGGTCACGCGGATTTCCGTGCTATTGCGGACGACATGGGCGTTGGTGATGATATGGCCCTCATTATCGTATACAAAGCCAGAGCCACGGCTGACGTCTGTATAAGTGCCATCGGCAGCTTCAATCTCCGCTTCAATATTCACGACGGAAAGCGTCGCGCGCTCGTACAAGTTCGCCAGCAAAAGATATTCCGCGTCTGCCGCGTCAACGACTTCCAGCGGAACAGGCGTCACGACGCGCAGTTCTGGGGCATCGCCCACATGGCTGACGGGCAAATCGCTGAGCGGTGTACTCGCCAGGGTTAGGTCAAACGTGGCGGCCCCACTGCTGCACGCAGCGCTGACAAGTAACAAGGCGATAAAAATAAGCGCTAGACGCTTCATGCGTATGGCTCCGGATTATGGCTTATATGGACGATGATTCTGGCAGGCATCACATACCTATTCACAGTGTACAGGGATTATGACCTGTTGTGTCGAGTCAATTCGATTGGAATGCTCATAAATGGAGAGATTCAAGGGATATTCAAAAGGGAACGGGGGTGATTCCGTTCCCTTGAACTAGGTGAGGCTGTTACGGATTGCTTCTAGCTGCTGTTTCTGGTCATCTGTGAGATTGATCGGCACGGTGATCACCACACGCGCGTACAAATCGCCATTATGGCCCTTCTTGCGCAAGATCGGCATCCCTTTACCAGACAGACGGAAGCGCTGACCGGATTGCGTACCCGGCGGGATCGTCAGCTTACCGGTGCCCGTCATAGTGCGCACTTCGGCCTTGCCGCCCAGCATCGCGGTAAAGGCATCGACTTCGACATCTGTAATCAGGTCGTCGCCTTCGCGCTCAAACTGTGGATGTGGCGCGACATCAATAATCAAGTACAGATCACCAGAGGCCCCACCCATCACACCGGGCTGGCCTTCTCCGCTCAGGCGAATTTTGCTACCTGTACGCGCGCCTGCCGGAATTTTGGTGTTCAGGCGGCGGCCATCGACGGTGAGCACGATTTCCTTACCATAGTAAGCATCTTCCAGCGTGATGGTAATGGGATGCTCAATATCCTGGCCTTTTGTGGGCTGGGCTGTCCGGTAATCAGCGGCACCACCCCCAAACGGGTTAAATCCGCTGAAGCCGCTAAAACCTGTAGAACGACCACCCGCACGGCCACCACTGCTATTCCCAAAGAAGCTGTTCAGGATGTCCTGCAGGTCTTCCTGGCTGACGTTCTGATAGGTGCCGCCGCCAGTTCCACCTGCCCCGGCGAAGCGATCCCAGTTGGCCCCATACTGGTCATACTGCTGGCGTTTGGTTTCGTCGCTCAGCACTTCATAGGCCTCATTCAATTCTTTGAAGCGATCTTCCGCCTGTGGATCATCCGGGTTCGCGTCAGGATGATACTGCTTGGCCTTTTTGCGGAAAGCGCGTTTGATTTCACTCTGGTCGGCGTTCTTACTGACCCCCAGAATGCTGTAGTAGTCTTTTGGCATAGTTGTTTACTTGGGCAACTCTATTCGTACGTTGTAATGCTATTGTAAGATAAGCGGGTCGTTGAGGTCAACAAAACCGATACACCTCTTATATATTTCTATCGGCCTTTTTATAGTGTATCACGTCCAGGGGCCTGCTTTTTTTGGTGGCTTTTAACCAGGTTTGGAACATGACCTAGCGTTATGATTATGCTCAGGAAATGGCATCAAATGATGAGCTAATGAACGTCAAAATGTCATTGAAAGAAGGGCTATCATGACGGTCCATATGCGTATGGCATGTATGGATGACGCAACACAAATCCAGGCGATTTATGCGCCGATTGTCGCTGAGACGATTATTTCATTCGAGCAAGTCGTCCCCACCGTGGAAGAAATAGCCGAGCGCATCCAAAAAGCCATTGATCGCTATCCCTGGCTCGTCTGCACCCAGGATGGCGTTATCATGGGCTATGTTTACGGCAGCACGCATCGCGCCCGCGCCGCTTATCAGTGGTCCGTTGATGTTTCCGTTTATGTTCACAGTGCCTATCGACGGCGTGGCATCGCCCGCGCGCTTTATACGGCACTGTTCTCAATGTTAGCCACACAGGGTTATTACAATGCATATGCCGGTATCGCCCTACCCAATGCGGGCAGCGTCGGCATCCACGAAGCAATGGGCTTTGTGCCAGTCGGCGTCTATAAAGAAGTCGGCTATAAGCTGGGCGCGTGGCATGATGTCGGCTGGTGGCAGCTCGCAATCCAACCCAAGGCAGGCGAGCCTCAAACGCCTGTGCCCATCACCGATTTGATTGATTCCCCGCATTGGGATAACGCCATCGACATGGGCATGGCACACCTCAAAGACCTGATTTAGCCTGAGAAACGACCGCCATCTAAAAAGGCCCAGGAGACAACCTGAGCCTTTTTTATGCTATAAGCAGCTAGAGCCATGACACCAGCTAAGCCAGTTGTGCATCCAGCAGATATTGCGCGATGAGGTTGGCGCTATGCAGCAGTGCATCCTGATGCATCCGCTCATAGCCATGGGAAGAAGCCACCCCAGGGCCAATTAGCCCCACTTTGGCATCCCCACCCGCGCGCCAGAAAGCGGTACCATCGGAGCTGTAGTAAACGTAAATATCGACGTTATAGGCAATATCGTTATCTTCTGCGAGGCGGCGCAGTTTATTGTTCATATCAAAGTGATAGGGGCCACCATTATCCTTGACGCAGATCGAGGCGCTGAATTCATCGCTGGCCTGGCCGTCACCAATAGCCGCCATATCGACAGCGACCAGTTCAACGAGGCGATCCGGGAAGCCTGCCGAGCCGCCATGACCGACTTCTTCATAATTGGCGATCAAAACATAGGTATCATACGCCGGACGTAAGCCCTCTGCCTGCATAGCTTTCATCGCGCCCCAGATGCACGCCACGCTGGCCTTATCATCCAAAAAGCGCGACCGGATGAAACCCGTCTCCGTCACTTCTACGCGCGGATCCAGAAAGACGAAATCCCCCACGTTGATGCCGAGTGCCTGCGTCTCTTTACGGCTGCTGGTACGGGCATCCAGGCGCAGTTCAATCGAGTTCTCATCGCGGACGGTGGTCTTGGCGTCCCGGTTGACGTGTGTACTGGGATTGTTCAGGATGATTGTCCCGCGATAGCGTTGATCATCATGGGTGCGCACAGAACAATTCTCAAATTCCGCACCCGACCAGTTGATGCCGCCTAATGACGTCAGTTTGAGGCGACCACTGCTCTTAATCTCTTTGACCATAAAGCCAAGCGTATCAATATGGGCGGTCAGGCCAACAGCAACTTCGCTTGATTGTCCCGGCCAATGTAGCAGCAGCGCCCCTTTTTTCGTCACTGTCATCGTCAGATCATCGATACCAAGCGCGCCAAAGGCTTCTTCACAATTGGCAATCGCTTCTCGGTGATAGCCTGTTGGGCTGGGCGCATTCAGCAGCGCAATGAGCATCTCGGTCATGGCATCTGTATCAAAGTTGAGGGGCATGGTCGCCATCCTTTATGAGCAAATTCGTTTCTTACAAAGTCGTTTCCTGCAAAGTGAGGCTAAATTGTAACCAATCGCTTACTGGCTCAGCCACACCCGTATACGTCCATCTTCAGTGCCGACAGCAAGCGCAAGCGAGCGACCATTCGCGCTGATAGCTGCGAGGTTGCTGGTTACAACACCATCGACTAGCAGCGACCAAACCACCTGGGCCCCTTCCGCCGTCAATTGAATGCCCTCGATGCGGGTGCGGTCCTGCGTCGGCAAAGCGATTTCTAGCACGCCATCACTATTAAAATCACCAGCGACAGCCATATCCAGGTTGCGCGTATTGATCACATGCGACGTGTGCCCGCCGATGCTGGCGATCACTTCCAACGCATCCCCCGTATAGCGATGGAATCGCACGATACCGCCGATGTGCGGCGTCAGCACATCCACCAGGAGCGATTCTCCATCAACGCCAAATGGTCCCCAGGCAATTTGATGCTGCCAGCGATTGGGTTGACCAATAATCGGGCCATCAACCTCACGGAGAATCGTCGTACCGTCGAAGAAATAAACACGATTACGCGCGCCATCATGCCCATTGCTCACGGTTGTGATGAGGTCCTCAACGCCATCACCATCCACATCGGCCCACATTGGCGAAAGCCCTTCATAGATATGATCGCCGGATAAATCGATATGCGCCACAACTTGCAGCACATCATCGACAACGGCGACCACCATTAGCACCGTACCTTCCAGGTCATCGCCCATGATGCCATGCACATAACGCTGATTCGTGGCCTGGGCATATAGGGCGACCTGCCCAACAGCATTCACACTAAGACGTGCATCCGGCTGGATATTCAGCGCCAGCCGATCCAGCAGGACATCACCAGCCAGCAGAGCCAGATCGCCCGAATCGGTGACGTAAAGCAAGCGTTCTCCAAGCTGAACAGGATGCGTATAGGGTGCCATATCAGGCGGGGACGGCATCAATGCAAAGCTCGTCGTCGTGGTTGGTGGCGCCGCGGATGCCATGCGCCCTGTCTGCTCGACAACATCGCTCAAACGCCAGTGCGTACCATCTTGCAAAATGACATGCCACAGCAGCGGATCTTCCGGCACAGCCAGCAGCCACAAGGGCACACCTGGTAATGGATAATCCAGACTTGTCACATTGGGGAAGGTCCCGGCCCCGCTTACGAGACGATTGCCTGTAGGCTGATGATACGTCAGGGCCGTATAAATGCTATTGCGATGCACGAAAGGCGCTCCTTGGGGCGTGGGGGGTTCATCGGATTGAGCCAGGGACGGTAATGTGAGCAACAACAGCATGGCCGTCACAACAAACAGGCGCATGAAGGCATCCCCTCTCATCGACGGATCACACGGTAGACACACAAAACAGCATCATGGAACAGCTTAACGAAAGCACCTATAAGTTGCCAGCAGAATCTAACCACTTCCTTAAAAGTGAAACGTGGGAATCAGGCAAAGTATGCGTGGCAAAGCGGGTCGATATACAAAAAGAGCACGCCTGAGGGCGTGCTCTTTCACGTGATTTATGAGAAATCGGCCTTGTTGCCCGCGATGGTTAATCGCCAGCTTCAGAAGATTCTGTGGAAACTTCCGGCACTTCGACTTCATCCGGCAGCTGCGGCTGATCAACTTCCGGCGGTACGAAGTCGTCACTCAATTCAGTGAAGTCATCAAAGTTGAACAGGAACGGCGTGTTCGAAGGTACGAGCGCCAGATTCACATTATCAGCCAGTTCGTTGATATACGTATACTGGATCAAGTTCGGGTTTGCAGCGATCTGCTGGCTGACGAGGCGCAAAGCTTCTGCATCAGCGGCGGCACGGATCAGGATAGCCTGTGCTTCACCACGGGCGCGCTCAATTTCCGCATCTGCCAGACCAACGGCTTCCGCACGGCGGCGTTCCGCTTCTGTACGGGCACGCTGGAGCTGCTGTTCTTCAACCTGCTTGGCTTCAATCGCGTTGATGAACTCATCGGAGAAGCTCACATCGTTAACGAGTGAATCCGTCACCACGATGCCATTATCAGCAAATACCTCCGTCAGACGGGCTTCAATTTCAGCATCCATCTGTTCACGGCCAATGCCATAAATTGATTCTGCTTCGAAGCCGGCGACAACATCACGCACAATCGAGCGGATCGTCGGGCGAATGAGGCCTTCCAGGTAACCACCGGGTTCATTGCTCCAGTCGCGGTGAATCTGGTTCAGGCCCTCGCCATCTTGTAATCGGAAGATGACGGTCATATCAATTGTCACTTGCTGTCCATCAACAGAACGGGCCGTAATCGCATCCGAGCGGGTCGGGTCACCTTCCTGAATACTACCACTCATGGTATAGCTCTGGCGGCTGACCGGGTAGATCGTCACGACCTGTACGCCAGGGATGACAATACTAATACCAGATTGGCGCGGCGTTTCCAGGTTACCAGTGACGGTATTGAAGACGACAGCACGCTCAGTCGGACCAACAACCAGCAAACCCTGGCTGACGATCAGCAAGACAATACCCGCGAGGATACCTGCGACTGCCAGTACGACGCCACCGCGTACCGGGCGATTTTGGGAGGCCGCTGCAACAACCAGGGCAACCCCGGCAAAGCCAGCTAAAAAGCCGCCCAGCGCCAAAATCTGAAAGACAGAACTTACATCCATTACACGCTCCTTTTTAAGCGTTAAGTACAAACTACTTTCGGCTCACAAGTCGTGAAACCGTTTATGCCAATGCTCGTGGCTGAACGTATTTCAGTATATCATGAGGCTAAGTGTCTTGGCATGGTTCACTGAAGCGATCAAATACTTCGTTAACAAATGGCCTCATAAATGAGCCATCTCATCAACGAAAGTATCTCATATTTGTTTCGCCTTTGTTTCGCCATCACATGGGGATCATACTCCATGGAACAAGTCAGTCGCCAAATACGTCATGATCCAGATATACCCAATCATCCGAAAGGACGAGCAAACCCGATGAAAAACCATTTTGGTGGTCTATTCCTGATCATGTGCCTCCTACTGAGGGTAACATCTGCCTTTGGGCAAGATGACAGCGTCTCGTCAGAAGATGCACTGGTACGTAGTTACAACACCGTTGATAGCGTCACCCTCGACCAAACTGACGAAGGCTTACAACTCATAATACGCAGCACACTGGCTGATGGTTGCGACTTCCCAGTCGAAGTCGACGCCAGCCGCCAGGGCACGATCTGGTTTATCGATATTTACCGGGATGTGCCGCTGGATGTCATGTGCCCGATGATGGTGCAATCTGACGAAAGCACCCTTGATGCCAGCATCCTCAATGAATTAGACGACGATGACACGCTCATCGACCTGATTGTCATCAATGAGCGTGTTTATCATATTGAGCGTGCCCAGATTGAGCCTGTGGGTAATGCCGATACCCCACCGCCGCTGCTAACGCCCTGGTACCAGATGCCCATCAGCATCACGCGTATGCAAACAGAAGTCGATGATAGCGCCCTGCCGCTGCATCTATTCTGGGTGCCCATTAACGGCTGCGAAGGCCAACTCGTGGCGCGTGTTCGCCATATACCACAGTCCACAGGCGACCTCAAACCCTATGATGTCATCGCCTATCTGGCCGTCCCAACGGACCCCACGCTGACGGACTGCCCGGCTTTGCCTATGCTGGTCTCCCCTAATGAGGAAATCTTCCAGGTTAAGCACAACCCGCTACAAGCGGCCATCTTCCAATCAGAGGCGATGACGCTACGATACCTGCCACAGTTCGAAGATGGTGTTCCGCAGACGGATGAATGGGCGCGCAGCACCGTCACTGTGGATGAGCCAGAGCAAATCCAGAGCCAGATTCTGGAATCTTTCCCGCCGCAGATCAGCCTGAACGTAACCTGGGAAGAGAATGCGACCTGTGCAGATAGCTACTACGAAGTGCTGCAAGGTGATAATGGCAGTTACATCACGCTAAAGATTACGCAGGTCGTCCCTGCTGATGCGGAATGCAGTCAGTCTATCAGCACGCAGACAATGGACTTCTCGTTGGGTACCTATCCAGAAGGCCCAGTTAGGATCGACGTTAACGGCGAAAAGATCGAAGTGGATTTTTAAAGCATCGAATCGGCTATCTATCCGCGCCAAACAGCCAGTCAGCCAGCAATTGACACCGAATAGGCGCAGGTCTGGAACAAATGGGCCTGCGCTGGCGTCTTACCCATAGAAGAACCACACGCTTACGATTTGATGGATTTTTATTTGGAGGAACCTATGCGTCAGTTATCTATGCGACTACCGATACGTCAATTTATTCTAACGCTCGTCCTTGTTGCGCTCGTCGGCGTCTTTGGCGTCAGCGCACAGGATGACACCCCGACTGATGCCCCCAGCGATGGGGTCTCCGTCACAGTTTACAACCAGGGGTCTGCCCTGGTGCAAGACCGCCGTACGCTGAGCCTACCTGAAGGCACATCAATGATTAACTTCACAGATGTCGCCGCGGCGATTGATGCCACTTCCGTCAGCTTTAACTCGCTGACAGATCCCGATGGCACCGTTGTTCTGGAACAGAATTATGTCTATGATCTGGTAAACAGCGAGGCACTGTTGCAGCGTTACCTGGATGAAACCATCGTCTTGACGACAGAAGATGGGGCCGTTTTCACCGGGCAGCTCCTCAGTGGGCGCAGCGGCGAGGTCATCCTGCGCAACGATGCTGGCGAAGTCACCGTCATCAGCCTGGGTAACGTACGTGATATTCAATTCCCGGAATTACCAGAAGGCCTGATTACACGCCCAACACTGCGCTGGCTCGTTAACAGTGCCACCGGTGGTGATCAACAAGTCGAACTCACATATCTGACAGGTGGCATGAGCTGGACAGCGGATTATATCGTGCTGCTGGCCCAGGATGAATCTTCTATCGACCTGAATGGCTGGGTGACACTGAATAATAACAGCGGGACTGCCTATCGCGATGCGCTGCTGAAGCTCGTCGCGGGCGACGTTAACCGCATTCAGCCAGAAGTTCTGGAACGGCAGACCATGGAAATGGCTTATGCAGAAGCAGCCCCCATGGCCGATGAAAGCGTTGCGCAGCGTGAATTTTATGAATATCAACTCTATGAAATCAATCGCCCTGTCACCATTGGCATGAACGAAACCAAGCAGGTTGAGTTCGTCACAGGGGCGGATGTGCCTGCCAACACCTTCTACGTCTATGATTCATCACCCTATTTTTATGGCTATAGCTACTTCATCAGTGACCAGTACTACGGCCAGACAGGCATCACCGATGTACAGAACTTCATCGAGTTCACTACAGATGAAGAAGGTGGCCTGGGCGCAGACCTACCCGCAGGTCGCGTACGCGTCTATCAGGAAGATACCGATGGCGCAGCCCTGCTGATTGGTGAGAATAACATCGACCACACAGCAGAAGGCGAAATGGTCGAGTTTTACCTGGGCAATGCCTTTGATCTGGTCGGTGAGCGCACACAGGTCGATTTCCAGATTGTGAGCAATTCCGTCGTCCAGGAGACGTATGAAATCAAGCTGCGTAACCGCAAAGACGACGAAACTGTAGAAATCCGCGTGCCGGAGCACCTGTTCCGCTGGAGCAACTGGGAAATCCTGGATGCCACGGCGGAATACGAAAAGCTCAACGCCTCAACGATTGAGTTCCGTCCGCAGGTGGCCCCTGGGGAAGAAGTCACTATTCGCTACACTGTTCGCTATACCTGGCCTGAGAGCCAGCGGTAGGATTAGTACGGTAAGCATTATCAATAACTATGAGAAACAAAAAAACGGGCCGCCCCATCGGAGCAGCCCGTTTTTTGATGTGTTTTAGGGTATGGCGATTCTGCTTGAGGCAGAATTACATCATGCCGCCCATACCGCCCATGCCGTCCATACCACCAGCAGGCATCGCCGGTTCCGCTTCAGGAACATCGGTGATGAGTGCTTCGGTCGTCAGGATCATGGAAGCGATGGAGCTTGCATTTTCAACTGCGCCACGGGTAACCTTAGCCGGATCAGGGATGCCAGCTTCGATCATGTCGCCATATTCGCCGGTCATGACGTTGTAGCCAACGCGATGATTCTTGCGGCTCTTCTGCAGGCGACGGACAGATTCGATGATGACAGCGCCATCTTCGCCAGCGTTGGAAGCGATTTTACGCATCGGGACTTCCAGGGCCTTGCGAACGATGTTGACACCAGTGTTTTCATCGTCGGTACCCAGCTTGATGTTTGCCAGGGCCTGAATTGCGTTGATCAGAGCCACACCACCGCCAGGGACGATACCCTCTTCAACAGCGGCACGGGTCGCGCTCAGCGCATCTTCAACGCGATGCTTCTTTTCCTTCAGTTCGGTTTCGGTCGCGGCACCCACGCGGATGACAGCAACACCACCAGCCAGCTTGGCCTTACGTTCCTGCAATTTCTCGCGGTCGTAATCGCTGCTGCTGTTTTCAATCGCGGTTTCAATTTCCTTCACGCGGCCACGGATTGCTTCTTCTTCACCAGCGCCATCGACGACAACTGTTTCGTCCTTGGTGCTGACGACCTTGGCAGCACGGCCCAGGTCCTGAAGTGTGACGCTATCCAGCTTACGGCCGGTTTCTTCGCTGATGACGGTACCGCCAGTCAGAACAGCGATGTCACGCAGCATTTCCTTACGGCGATCGCCAAAGCCAGGAGCCTTCACGGCCAGGACGTTCAGCATGCCACGAATCTTGTTCAGAACCAGTGTCGCCAAAGCTTCACCGTCAACATCTTCGGAGATGATGACCAGTTCGCGCTTGCCGATCTGGATCAGTTTTTCCAGGATAGGCACGATGTCCTGTGCAGCGCTGATTTTCTTGTCGTGGATGAGGATGTACGGTTCGTCAATGCTGGCTTCCATCGCGTCGGTGTTGGTGATGAAGTAGGCGCTGATGTAACCACGGTCGAACTGCATACCTTCGACGTATTCAATTTCGGTTTCCAGGCCACGGGATTCTTCGACCTGCACCACGCCGTCCTTACCAACCTTGTCCATCACTTCAGCAATCAGGTTACCGATTTCGGAATCCTGGGCGCTGACGCTGGCAACGCTAGCAATTTCTTCTTTGGTGTCGATCTGGGTCGCCTGTTCCAGGATGTATTCGCTGATTGATTTCGCAGCTTCCATAATGCCACGCTTGAGCAGCATCGGGTTAGCGCCAGCAGCCACGTTCTTCAAGCCTTCGGTGACGATAGCCTGTGCCAGGACGGTCGCGGTGGTGGTCCCATCACCAGCGATG
The Phototrophicus methaneseepsis DNA segment above includes these coding regions:
- a CDS encoding response regulator transcription factor, with amino-acid sequence MKKSKVLIVEDDETVSGLMSEFLGKLGYDVTVFGDAPEALDHVKQRGLPHIVLIDLGLPSMHGFELANRFKAMADVPIIFVTSAGDTDTIVQGLKKYAEDFIVKPFELRELEARVHVVLSRMPSLDYASEPVVRVDDLLNIDFAHNRIVLNGKSIGLTPTESILLHVLLRNAGRVVENRMLIARVWPSEEVFEDTLRVHMHRLRRKLEADSHHPHYIRTERGVGYMFTMRPPELFGEEA
- a CDS encoding FG-GAP repeat protein, coding for MRLFVVTAMLLLLTLPSLAQSDEPPTPQGAPFVHRNSIYTALTYHQPTGNRLVSGAGTFPNVTSLDYPLPGVPLWLLAVPEDPLLWHVILQDGTHWRLSDVVEQTGRMASAAPPTTTTSFALMPSPPDMAPYTHPVQLGERLLYVTDSGDLALLAGDVLLDRLALNIQPDARLSVNAVGQVALYAQATNQRYVHGIMGDDLEGTVLMVVAVVDDVLQVVAHIDLSGDHIYEGLSPMWADVDGDGVEDLITTVSNGHDGARNRVYFFDGTTILREVDGPIIGQPNRWQHQIAWGPFGVDGESLLVDVLTPHIGGIVRFHRYTGDALEVIASIGGHTSHVINTRNLDMAVAGDFNSDGVLEIALPTQDRTRIEGIQLTAEGAQVVWSLLVDGVVTSNLAAISANGRSLALAVGTEDGRIRVWLSQ
- a CDS encoding S1C family serine protease, whose amino-acid sequence is MKRLALIFIALLLVSAACSSGAATFDLTLASTPLSDLPVSHVGDAPELRVVTPVPLEVVDAADAEYLLLANLYERATLSVVNIEAEIEAADGTYTDVSRGSGFVYDNEGHIITNAHVVRNSTEIRVTFNNGYIIDAEVVGADSYSDLAVIRVETEASRLQPLSLADSDRVRVGQRAIAIGNPFGLNSSMSAGIVSGLGRTLDSAALIDTNAVAYFNNPSIIQTDTPINPGNSGGPLLNSQGEVIGVTTAIRSDNGVFQGVGFAVPANTLRRVVPELIDHGSVDYAWLGINVAPESEGLGVAAIAQPLDLPVEEGVLVQAVTENSPAAKAGLRGGTRTVNVRDKELCAGGDIIVAIDDMYVGDMDALLSYMVVNTAPGDVVTLRVIRDGQTFDVPVTLEGRPESATVPQCG
- a CDS encoding DnaJ C-terminal domain-containing protein encodes the protein MPKDYYSILGVSKNADQSEIKRAFRKKAKQYHPDANPDDPQAEDRFKELNEAYEVLSDETKRQQYDQYGANWDRFAGAGGTGGGTYQNVSQEDLQDILNSFFGNSSGGRAGGRSTGFSGFSGFNPFGGGAADYRTAQPTKGQDIEHPITITLEDAYYGKEIVLTVDGRRLNTKIPAGARTGSKIRLSGEGQPGVMGGASGDLYLIIDVAPHPQFEREGDDLITDVEVDAFTAMLGGKAEVRTMTGTGKLTIPPGTQSGQRFRLSGKGMPILRKKGHNGDLYARVVITVPINLTDDQKQQLEAIRNSLT
- a CDS encoding M42 family metallopeptidase: MPLNFDTDAMTEMLIALLNAPSPTGYHREAIANCEEAFGALGIDDLTMTVTKKGALLLHWPGQSSEVAVGLTAHIDTLGFMVKEIKSSGRLKLTSLGGINWSGAEFENCSVRTHDDQRYRGTIILNNPSTHVNRDAKTTVRDENSIELRLDARTSSRKETQALGINVGDFVFLDPRVEVTETGFIRSRFLDDKASVACIWGAMKAMQAEGLRPAYDTYVLIANYEEVGHGGSAGFPDRLVELVAVDMAAIGDGQASDEFSASICVKDNGGPYHFDMNNKLRRLAEDNDIAYNVDIYVYYSSDGTAFWRAGGDAKVGLIGPGVASSHGYERMHQDALLHSANLIAQYLLDAQLA
- a CDS encoding arsinothricin resistance N-acetyltransferase ArsN1 family B, encoding MTVHMRMACMDDATQIQAIYAPIVAETIISFEQVVPTVEEIAERIQKAIDRYPWLVCTQDGVIMGYVYGSTHRARAAYQWSVDVSVYVHSAYRRRGIARALYTALFSMLATQGYYNAYAGIALPNAGSVGIHEAMGFVPVGVYKEVGYKLGAWHDVGWWQLAIQPKAGEPQTPVPITDLIDSPHWDNAIDMGMAHLKDLI